The window TCGTCCATGATCTTGGCTTTGATTTTTTCTTCCATGGGTTTCTCCTTTGGCGGCAAAGGGTATTATAATAAAAATAATATTATTTGCAAGGGTGGTGACCGTTTCAGGTCAGGCTGGCTTGCAGCAAAGCAATGACCTCGGAAAGCTTCGAAAAATCTTGGGCGCGGCCCTCGAGCAGATTTTCGCTGCCGCCGCCCTTGCCGCCCAGGAGTCCGAATAGCTGGGCGCTGATCCGGCGCAAATCGAAATTTCCCTGACCGCGGCCGATAATAATGTGTTTTTGCGGGTTCTGGGCATAAACCAGCACCTGTTTGCCTTGCTTTAAAAGCGATACGGCGAAAAAGCGCATAGCGGTGCTATCCAAGTCGCTGAACTCGCGGACAATCAGGGGTTCGCGGCCGGCGGCCGTGGCGGCAATCTCCTTTTCCAGGTCGCGGCGTTGTATTTTTTTGAGGGCCCGGCGTAGTTCGTCTTTTTCCGCCAGCAGGGTTTCCACTTGGGCGGGGATTTCCGCCAGGGGCAGGGTGACGACATGTTGCAGATGCTGGGTGACCTCTTGCTTTAACTGGTAGTCGCGCAGGGCACGATAGCCGGCCGCGTAGTAAAGACGGATATTGGCGCGGATGCGTTCAGTCTTGATGATTTTAAGCAGGCCGATCTCGGCGCTGCTTTTCAGATGGGTGCCGCCGCATGCCGACTGGTCCAAGCCCGTTATTTCTACCACGCGGATCTTGCCCTGGCGCTTGGCCGGCTTGC of the Candidatus Aminicenantes bacterium genome contains:
- a CDS encoding alanyl-tRNA editing protein; protein product: LQLDFPRRYDHMQQHTAQHLLSQALLNLFNAPTLSFAIGPEHSSIEIGRQVLDKEEISTLESECARLIFANLPVRVFETEDLSSLHLRKPAKRQGKIRVVEITGLDQSACGGTHLKSSAEIGLLKIIKTERIRANIRLYYAAGYRALRDYQLKQEVTQHLQHVVTLPLAEIPAQVETLLAEKDELRRALKKIQRRDLEKEIAATAAGREPLIVREFSDLDSTAMRFFAVSLLKQGKQVLVYAQNPQKHIIIGRGQGNFDLRRISAQLFGLLGGKGGGSENLLEGRAQDFSKLSEVIALLQASLT